One part of the Rutidosis leptorrhynchoides isolate AG116_Rl617_1_P2 chromosome 1, CSIRO_AGI_Rlap_v1, whole genome shotgun sequence genome encodes these proteins:
- the LOC139849805 gene encoding uncharacterized protein, producing the protein MTNVLFAKNKFCFVDGTLPMPAEGSNDRVIWQRCNAMVRGWLVNSMDMELRNSVKYAATARDIWDDLKERFDKENAQRAYELRRTISSVHQENMTVSAYYTKLRGIWDEIQSVSPSPLCTCNSCTCNLGKSLNDMRDKEKLYDFLMGLNEEYSNIRSQILSTSPLPSLATAFHMVNQDEQQKKIGTNRVTNIESSAFQAYG; encoded by the coding sequence ATGACGAATGTGTTGTTTGCCAAGAATAAGTTCTGTTTTGTCGATGGTACTTTACCTATGCCCGCTGAAGGATCAAACGATCGTGTTATATGGCAACGGTGTAATGCTATGGTGAGGGGTTGGCTAGTAAATTCAATGGATATGGAGCTTAGAAACAGCGTCAAATACGCTGCAACTGCGCGTGATATCTGGGATGATTTGAAAGAAAGATTTGACAAAGAAAACGCCCAGAGAGCTTATGAGTTACGAAGGACCATCAGTTCCGTTCATCAAGAAAACATGACCGTCTCAGCGTACTACACAAAATTGAGAGGAATTTGGGATGAAATCCAATCTGTAAGTCCTTCACCATTGTGTACTTGTAATAGTTGCACTTGTAATCTTGGTAAATCGTTGAACGATATGCGTGATAAAGAAAAACTCTATGATTTTTTGATGGGTCTAAACGAAGAGTATAGCAATATTAGGTCACAGATTCTGAGTACTAGCCCATTGCCATCACTTGCTACTGCGTTTCACATGGTTAACCAGGATGAACAACAAAAGAAAATTGGTACGAATCGTGTGACAAACATTGAAAGTAGCGCGTTTCAAGCATATGGTTAG